The Streptomyces sp. A2-16 sequence GTGCCGTACATCGTCATGGAGATCGTCGAGGGACGGACGATCCGCGACCTGCTGATCAACGCCGAGGCGCCGGGGCCCGAGCAGGCCCTGATCATCGTCTCCGGTGTCCTTGAGGCGCTCGCCTACTCGCACCAGCACGGGATCGTGCACCGCGACATCAAGCCCGCCAACGTGATCATCACGCACAACGGCGCGGTCAAGGTGATGGACTTCGGCATCGCCCGCGCCCTGCACGGCGCGTCCACCACGATGACGCAGACCGGCATGGTCATGGGCACCCCGCAGTACCTCTCCCCCGAGCAGGCCCTCGGCAAGGCGGTCGACCACCGCTCCGACCTGTACGCGACGGGCTGTCTCCTCTACGAGCTCCTCGCTCTGCGTCCGCCGTTCACCGGTGAGACCCCGCTCTCCGTCGTCTACCAGCACGTCCAGGACATCCCGACGCCTCCGTCGCAGGTCTCCGACGCCGTCCCGCCGGAGCTCGACGGCCTGGTCATGCGCTCGCTCGCCAAGGAGCCGGACGACCGCTTCCAGACGGCCGAGGAGATGCGCGGGCTCGTCCAGTACGGCCTGCAGATGCTGTACGACCAGGGCGGCCACACCGGCACCTGGAACACCGGTCCGGTGACGGCGCACGACGGCCGCGGCGTGGCTGCCGCGGGCTTCGCGAGCACCAGCGTGCTTCCGCACCCCGGCGACGCCTCCGGCACCACCCAGATCCCGCAGCAGATCCTGCCCTCCGGTTACGGCGGTGGCGGCGACGACGGCGGCTTCGAGGGACACGGCAACCGCGGCAGCGGCCGCGGCAAGCTGTGGATCCTCGCCGTCCTCGCGGTGATCGCCGTCGCCGCGGGCGTCGCCCTGGCGCTCAACAACGGTGGCGGTGGCGGCGGCGGTGGGGGCACCGGCAGCTCCGTGTCGCCGACGACCTCGAAGACCACCGACGATCAGACGGCGAGCGAGTCGCCGACCGACGAGCCGACGAGCGAGGAGACCGACACCTCCACGGACGACAGCGGCAGCTCGGGCGGCTCCGGCTACACCCCGTCCTACACGCCGTCGTACACGCCCTCCTACACGCCTTCGCCCTCGGCGACGCAGCCGTCCGCGACGGCGACGCAGCCGACGGACACCGCGGAGCCCACGAACACCCCGGAGCCCACGGACACGGCGGCCCCGACCGGTGGGGGGCTCGTCGGAGGCGGGGACGGCGGCGGAGAAGGCGACTCCTGAGCGATCGCGACCCGTCACGCGCGCGTGAGTCCGAGGACGGACCTCACGCGCGCGTGCTGTTCGCACAGCGCTGAGGACGTCAGTCGACGAACGCGTCGCACACCGCGTCGTACTCCCGCGTCCACCACACCACCAGCGCCGAGGCCGCCGGGAACTGGGGATCCGCGCGGGTGTCGCCGCGCTCGTAGTGCCAGCGCAGCATCCAGAAGTCGTTGAGACGCTCCCACCACACGCGGTGCACGGCCGCCGCGAGCTCCGAGGGCGTGGCAGCGGCCGTACGCCGGTACGCGCGCGCGTACGCCCGTACCTTCGGCAGGTCGAGCGTCCCCGCGGGCCGTACGAAGAAGATCGCGGCGGCGCGTACGGCCTCCTCCGCGCGGGGCTTCACGCCGAGCCGGTCCCAGTCGACGATCGCGGCGGGGGCGTCGCCGCGGTAGAGCAGGTTGAAGGGGTGGAAGTCCCCGTGCACCCAGCCCACCGGTCCGCCGCGCGGAGGCCGTCGTCCCGCGTGCTGCTCGAGCAGGGCCCGCCGCTCCAGGAGCCGGTGCCGGGCCAGCTCGTCGAAGGAGTCGGCGGGCCGGTGTCGGCGCACGCGCGCGAGGAGGTCGTCGATGAGGGCGAACGTGGTGGCGGGGTCGGCACCGGCGTCGACGGCACGGGCATCGACGGGACCGGTGTCGGGGGTCGCGGTCCCCGTGCTCCCGACAGGCGCGACGGGCGGTGCTCCGGCATGGCGTTCATCGGCGTGCGGCTTCTCGACGCGAGCGCTGCCGGCACGCGCGGCGGCGTGACGCCCTGCCGGCGCGCGGGCCCCGCCCGGCGTGCGCGGCTCGATGCCCGGCGCGCTTACGGCGTTTCGCGCGCCCCCGGCCGCCCGCACACCCGTCTGTGTCCGCTCGCTCCCCTTCGCCTCCTGCACCGGCATCACCCGCTCCAGACTCGCGTGGACCACGCCCAGCAGCGCCCCGAGCCGGCCGCACTGCTCGGCGGTGAGCTGGGCGCCGTGGCGGTGGCGGCCCTCGATCCAGGGGTGGAGGGCGTAGGCGTGGCCGCCGACGACCGCGACCGTGCGGCCGTCGTGGACGGGAAGGGGCGGGGCGACCGGGACGCCGAGGGCGGCCAGGCGCTCGGTCGCGCGGTGCTGGCGGGCGATCGCCTCGGGAGCGGCCGTCTCGGGGTCGAAGTGGTGCTTGAGGAAGTAGCGGCCGCGGGTCGTGCGGAGCCGGTAGCCCCGGTTGAGGAGGCCCTGGTCGACCGGATCGCAGGCGAGGGCGGCTCCGGCGGCGTACTGACGGAGGAGGGCGCCCAGCGGGGGCGCGTGAGGCATCAGGGGTGGTACAGGAGAGCGCGGCACGCGCCAGATGCTAGGGCACGAGACAGGGCTGTGAGCTGGGCGTTGTCACAGTCAGTCACAGAGCGCCACAGGAAGTCGCGCTCGGTCTGCTTCGGTCAGGGGATGTCCTCGAAGCGGCTTTCCGGGCCGTCGTCCGTCGAGTGCACCGTCCCGAACTGCGGCCGCACGGACAGGTAGACGGGCTCGTACGGCTCCCCGTCCACCAGGCCGGGAGCGGGCCCGAAGCGCTCGACCTCGGCGGCGCTCGGCTCGTACCGCACGCACTCGCCCACGACCTGCGCGGCCCACAGGCTCTCCCCGGGGCGCGCGGAGCTCAGGTTGTCCGAGCCGTACGCCACCACGCTGCCCGCGCACGCCCGGTGGTGGCCGACGCTCCTCGGCATGCGGAGCAGGATCCGGCCGTCGGCCACGATGTGCCGCGCGAAGGCGAGGAGGGGCAGGGCGCGCACGCTGGTCGCGACCCGGCCGTGGTGGGTGCGGGCGAGCAGTCCTACGACAGAGGACACGGAGACAGAGGACACGGAG is a genomic window containing:
- a CDS encoding pyridoxamine 5'-phosphate oxidase family protein produces the protein MSSVVGLLARTHHGRVATSVRALPLLAFARHIVADGRILLRMPRSVGHHRACAGSVVAYGSDNLSSARPGESLWAAQVVGECVRYEPSAAEVERFGPAPGLVDGEPYEPVYLSVRPQFGTVHSTDDGPESRFEDIP
- a CDS encoding protein kinase; the encoded protein is MAQQQRAQGPSDPEATGGGMSDAPELWGNGGLVGDGRYRLTRRLGRGGMAEVFAAEDVRLGRTVAVKLLRADLAEDPTSKARFTREAQSVAGLNHHAIVAVYDSGEDYVGGQSVPYIVMEIVEGRTIRDLLINAEAPGPEQALIIVSGVLEALAYSHQHGIVHRDIKPANVIITHNGAVKVMDFGIARALHGASTTMTQTGMVMGTPQYLSPEQALGKAVDHRSDLYATGCLLYELLALRPPFTGETPLSVVYQHVQDIPTPPSQVSDAVPPELDGLVMRSLAKEPDDRFQTAEEMRGLVQYGLQMLYDQGGHTGTWNTGPVTAHDGRGVAAAGFASTSVLPHPGDASGTTQIPQQILPSGYGGGGDDGGFEGHGNRGSGRGKLWILAVLAVIAVAAGVALALNNGGGGGGGGGTGSSVSPTTSKTTDDQTASESPTDEPTSEETDTSTDDSGSSGGSGYTPSYTPSYTPSYTPSPSATQPSATATQPTDTAEPTNTPEPTDTAAPTGGGLVGGGDGGGEGDS
- a CDS encoding phosphotransferase → MPHAPPLGALLRQYAAGAALACDPVDQGLLNRGYRLRTTRGRYFLKHHFDPETAAPEAIARQHRATERLAALGVPVAPPLPVHDGRTVAVVGGHAYALHPWIEGRHRHGAQLTAEQCGRLGALLGVVHASLERVMPVQEAKGSERTQTGVRAAGGARNAVSAPGIEPRTPGGARAPAGRHAAARAGSARVEKPHADERHAGAPPVAPVGSTGTATPDTGPVDARAVDAGADPATTFALIDDLLARVRRHRPADSFDELARHRLLERRALLEQHAGRRPPRGGPVGWVHGDFHPFNLLYRGDAPAAIVDWDRLGVKPRAEEAVRAAAIFFVRPAGTLDLPKVRAYARAYRRTAAATPSELAAAVHRVWWERLNDFWMLRWHYERGDTRADPQFPAASALVVWWTREYDAVCDAFVD